The Raphanus sativus cultivar WK10039 chromosome 2, ASM80110v3, whole genome shotgun sequence DNA segment GAAATTCGTCGAGAACATGGTCACCGAAATTTTCGATAGAAAAATGGCCGTCAAAAATATTCATGACAATCATGATTCATCGAGAACTATTCCCAAGACACTTATCCATCCGGAATAATTTCTGGCAAACAAGGTTTTGTGGAGAATTTTACCTATGCCTTCCGTCCAGGAATAATTTATTACGAACATGGCTTTGTTAAGTTCTGTcgtgaaaaattataaataacttGTTAGTTGAAATTCTTAAGCTGGGGACATATCTATTGTCTAGATCTTCAACTTCAGCTGTCACTTTTTGGTATGAAAAAGTGTCATCGATTATTCTACTGGAATGTCGATTATTCTActggagtatcgatcgatacacctttctcATCACGTCGATCGATTAGTCGATAAGATTATAGGTCGATGTGCTCCTAGAGAAGCTTTATGATCGGATTAAACTATATTCACTAATCTTCCTAGACCAACTTCCATATATATCTACCAACTTAGTTCAGAGAATCAATTCAGGAAGAAAACCAAGTTTCCGCTTGAGCCTCCTCCTTTCTAAGATCAAGTTACTAGTTAGCTATTTTTGTTATACTTCAATAATAGTAATATATCTattgtttattatataaataattttattttacatataacataatctatgtttttaaatatatatgaagtTGATTAGCttattaaacaatattataagcgaatcatactatatataaatatgggAGAGTATAACTCAGAAACTAAAACCAGATCCTATTTGTTTTTCTCATCTCATTTTATTAGAAAACGAAAaagccaacaaaaaaaatacgaGAGAGGCCGAAAAGGAAGGCCAGACGAAAAACACAGAGGCAAACCGAAACCCAAACATCAAAAGAGTCCAAAGGGTGAACGTGACCCTCGACGACAGCGCATAGCCCACGTGTAACTCcatttatgatataaaatatcacaataataatttttatttataaatcaaatgttttattcatataaaataatattaacatgtaaataaagatataaaattattataaagctacttatatatttttaagaagtATGTGtcttataaattttcaaagtgataCATGAAgaaattttgcaaaaaaaaaaatatcttttaaaaatgaaaatatgaaatatataccaaatatagatcaaaataaaaagaggagaaaaagaaaataaagcaaagaaaatataaaaaactgaaaaataaaattggatcaaattattttataaatatatgttattttataaaacatgatATATAATAGAATGAGATATTCttcttaataaaaaattatatattaaaagaaatccATATCCATTTGAAATAATTCAAAATACAGCATATGTACAAAAACATGTATGTTTATTCTGATATTATTATTTGGCTAAGTTGTATTACTGAAAATATAGatcaaataaaatgaaaggagaggaaagaaaaagtaaataggaaaataaaataaagttaaaaaaatttaaaactgaaaTTGACTTCTTCTTTTTGGCAACAACAGATCTACGGTGGCAACACAGTAGTTAGGTGTATCTTTCCGCACGAGATCTTTACCCCCTTAACACACCATCCAACAACATCCAGGGCTTCTTCTTCCCCTTCCCCTTCCCGATCCGCGATTCATCTTCTCGAAAAAAAGCAGCGGCGATGGTGAAGGTGTTGACCTACTTTGGGATGACATTGGCTGCTTTCGCCTTCTGGCAATCCATGGACAAAGTCCACGTCTGGATCGCTCTTCACCAAGACGAGAAGGTTTCATTCTCTCTTCCTCACTCATCTCTTCGATTTGGAATTGAGATCAAACCCTAGGCTATCGAATTTGATCTAGTTATCTTCAGATTGATCGATTACTTGCTATAGATCAGATTAAACTGTGTTTGATAGAAGCTAAGCTTAACTTGTGTTTGATTAATCAACTTTAATGTGATTGTAGTTGATTAAGTGAAAACAGTTAACTGATATGTTCGTATTGGTGTTTGAGTAGAGATTGGTGTTTGGATCTTGTTAGGAGATAAGCTCTCACTGATTTGCACTTGATAAGTAGTAGTGATAAGTGATCTGAAACCGCACGTATAGAGATCAGTGGTTTTCACTTGTTGAAGTAGTGATAAGATAACAAAAAGAACTTGTTTATATGCAGCAAGAGAGGATGGAGAAGGAGGCC contains these protein-coding regions:
- the LOC108839857 gene encoding uncharacterized protein LOC108839857 — its product is MVKVLTYFGMTLAAFAFWQSMDKVHVWIALHQDEKQERMEKEAEVKRVRAELLRKAREEDPLA